GCTATTGATCATGGCATTGCTTTTGTGACCGAAAACCGCAAGGAAGAAGGGTTAGTGCTGATGCACGACGTCAATATGAACACGCACCACGTGGCGTTTCAATATAACGCTTTGCGGATGGGACTCATCAATCACCGACAAGAAGAGGCGAAGACGCTGCAATCTATTGCCAGAATGAACACTAAAGTGAGTTCTGTACATCAGGCAGTGGGAGCGCTGAGCGGCGGTAATCAACAGAAAATCGTGTTATCCAAGTGGCTGGAGAAAACTCCGCGTATTTTATTGCTCGATGAGCCAACGCGCGGAGTGGATGTCGGCGCAAAATTTGAAATCTATAACGTGATACGTCAACTGGCTGCGGCAGGGACAGCAATTATTCTGGTGTCCTCTGAACTGCCAGAGGTCATGGCACTTAGCGATCGTCTGGTGGTAATGCATAATAAAACGATTGCCGATATTTATTCATGTGAAAATTTAACGCAGACACAGGTAATGACCGCTGCAACAGGAGTACGTTAAATGACAGAGAAAACTCTTGCCAGTCCGAAACCTTCGGAAATTCCCATTGCAAATAATTTTAAAAAAGTCTTCAGGCAATATGGCGGTATCCTCAGTGGAATGGTGGTGTTAATCATTCTGTTCAGTCTTATTAATGACAGTTTTTTTACTGCCAATAACATTACTAATATTATTCTTCAGGTTTCGATAATTGCAATTACCGCCTATGGAATGACTTATGTGCTTTTGCTTGGCGATATTGATTTATCGGTCGGTTCAACCATTGCATTGATTGGCACATTTGCTGCGCTTGGGGCTTCATGGGGAATTCCATTTATTTTATTGGTCCCATTATCCATTATTGCAGCCCTAGCTCTGGGGATGATAAATGGTGGCTTGACGGCTATAGCGGGTATCCCTTCGTTTATTGTCACCGTTGCTACAATGGGGATCTTCCGTGGTATCGCTTATATAGTGACCGATGGTATGCCCATCATGATTAAAGATGATGCCTTTCTGGCGCTGGGGAATGGAGAATTTCTCTATATACCGATTCCTATCTGGATATTAATCATCTTATTGCTGATTAACCACTTCATTCTTACTAAAACAACCTTTGGACGAAAAATTTATATCACTGGTGGTAATAAAGAAGCGGCAGTTTATTCAGGGATAAATGTCACCCGCTTGAAAATTAAAGTCTTTATGATTACAGCCGTGCTGGCAGGTATCAGCGGGATGATCCTCGCCTCACGCCTCTATTCCGGGCAACCGAATTCCGCGTTGAGCTACGAACTGGATGCTATTGCCGCGGCTGTACTGGGAGGCACCAGCCTGAACGGCGGCTATGGAACGGTGGTGGGGACGGTAATCGGGGCATTAACCATCGGCGTTATTAATAATGGCATGAACTTAATGAACGTTCCCTATTTCTATCAGATGGTGGTTAAAGGATTAGTCATTCTTGTAGCCGTTTATTTTGACGTAAGAAATAAAAGAAAACGTAGCTAATCATTTCAAGGAATTAATTATATGAGTAAGGTCTTCACAATTGGAGAAATTCTGGTTGAAATTATGGCGAGTAAAATCGGCCAGCCATTTGATCAACCAGGTATCTGGAACGGCCCTTATCCCAGTGGTGCGCCCGCTATTTTTATCGACCAGGTGACACGTCTTGGCGTTCCGTGCGGCATCATTAGCTGTGTGGGGAATGATGGCTTTGGTGATATTAATATACATCGTCTGGCTGCTGACGGTGTGGATATCAGGGGGATTTCAGTCTTACCTCTGGAAGCCACCGGTAGTGCCTTTGTTACTTATCATAACTCTGGCGATCGCGATTTTATTTTTAATATCAAGAATGCCGCTTGCGGTAAATTATCGGCGCAGCATGTTGATGAAAATATTCTGAAGGACTGTACCCATTTTCATATTATGGGTTCATCCCTGTTTTCATTCCATATGGTAGACGCAGTAAAGAAAGCGGTAACCATTGTAAAGGAGAATGGTGGCGTTATTTCTTTCGACCCTAATATTCGGAAAGAGATGCTCGATATTCCAGAAATGCGTGACGCCCTCCACTTTGTTCTTGAGTTAACAGATATCTATATGCCCAGCGAGGGAGAAGTGTTGCTCTTGTCGCCACACTCGACACCGGAGCGTGCAATCGCTGGTTTTCTTGAAGAAGGTGTTAAAGAGGTGATTGTGAAGCGCGGCAATCAAGGTGCCAGTTACTACTCCGCGAATGAGCAGTTTCATGTTGAGAGCTATCCGGTGGAAGAAGTTGACCCGACCGGTGCGGGAGACTGCTTTGGTGGCGCGTGGATTGCCTGCCGCCAGCTAGGGTTTGACGCCCATCGGGCATTACAATATGCCAACGCCTGCGGTGCACTGGCGGTAACCCGACGTGGCCCAATGGAGGGAACGTCTCGCCTTGCGGAAATCGAAGCGTTCATCCAGCGCCATGACATGTCCATTCGGGAAGCAGCACAATGAAAAACGAAATTTGGTCGTGGATTGGCGATCTCTCGCAGGTTGCCGGAATTAAACACTATGAGTTACGTAGTGGCAGATCAAAGGGGACAGAAGCGTTTGATGTCCGTACTGGTGCGGGATTGGCATTTACGGTGGTGAAAGATCGCGCGCTGGATATTGCATGGGCCAGCTACAAGGACACTGCGTTCTCTTTTATCACCCCCAACGGCATTGTCGCCCCCGCTTTTTTTGAGTCTCAGGGCAACGGGTTTTTACGTAGCTTCTACGCGGGGTTACTGACTACCTGCGGACTTAGCTACATTGGCACGCCCTGTGAGGATAACGGAGAAACGCTGGGGTTACACGGGCGTTTGGCTGCGACTCCAGCAGAAGAGGTGGGGTATCGCACAGAACGGACCGACGACGGCATTGAATTTGTCATCAATGGCAAAGTACGGGAAACACGATTGTTCGGTGAAAATCTGACGCTGGAAAGGACCATTCGCTGCCGTTATGGCGAAAATGTGCTGCGCATTGAAGACAAGGTGACTAATCATGGTTTCACCCGCCAGCCGCTGCAAATTCTTTATCACTTTAATTACGGCTGGCCTTTATTATCGCCACAGGCAGAAATCTTGCTGTCGGCTAAAAGCGTAACGCCACGAACCCCGCATGCGGCGGAAGGGTTAACCAGTCATCTGGAGATTTGTACCCCACAGCCCGGTTTTGACGAGCAGGTTTACTATCTCACGTTGAATAGCGACAGTCAGGGGATGAGTAAAGTTGCGCTGGTGAACGCCGAACTGGGGTGGGGAATTTACGAAAAATTCGACACCTTGCAGCTACCCAACTTTATTCAGTGGAAAAATTTAGGTGCGGGCGAATATGTTATGGGGCTGGAGGTCAGTAATAGTTTTCCTGACGGGCGTGATAAAGAACGAGCGCAGGGACGTCTGCCCTTTATTCAGCCGGGTGAAACAAAGACATACTGTTTTGAGCTGGGAATTGTTGAAGGCGATGCTGAAATTAGCGCGTTGAAAGCGGAAATTGCAAGCTACCGTTAGCTAACGGCAATAAAAACGCCGGGCAGCGTTAACAGGCCCGGCGTTGATTACGTTCTTTGCTAAGCGCGATGAAAACACCGCGCGTCACAAATTATTTTTCCTGAAGACCGAGTTTTTTCTCCAGATAGTGGATGTTAGTGCCACCATGCTGGAAGTTCTCGTCATTCATGATGCGGATCTGCAGATCAACGTTGGTTTTGATACCGTCGATGATCAGCTCCTGCAGCGCATTCTTCATGCGGGCAATCGCCACGTCACGGTTTTCACCGTAGCAAATCAGCTTACCGATCATTGAGTCATAGTACGGCGGTACGGTGTAGCCCGCGTAGATATGAGACTCCCAACGCACGCCAAAACCGCCAGGTGCGTGGAAACGGGTGATTTTGCCCGGGCTTGGCAGGAAGGTGTTCGGATCTTCGGCGTTGATACGGCACTCTACCGCATGGCCGCGAACGTGAACTTCTTCTTGCTTGATCGACAGCGGTTGACCGGCAGCGATACGCAGCTGTTCTTTGATCAGGTCAACGCCGGTGATCATTTCAGTAACCGGGTGTTCTACCTGAATACGGGTGTTCATTTCGATGAAATAGAACTCGCCGTTTTCGAACAGGAACTCGAAAGTACCCGCACCGCGATAGCCGATATCAACACATGCTTTAGCGCAACGTTCGCCGATGTAGCGACGCAGTTCCGGGGTAATGCCCGGTGCTGGCGCTTCTTCGACCACTTTCTGGTGGCGGCGCTGCATGGAGCAGTCACGTTCCGCCAGATAGATAGCGTTGCCCTGACCGTCAGCCAGTACCTGAATCTCGACGTGGCGAGGATTTTCCAGGTATTTCTCCATGTAAACCATATCGTTGCTGAAAGCAGCTTTCGCTTCCGCACGGGTCATGGAGATGGATTGTGCCAGTTCAGCGTCACCGCGTACTACACGCATACCACGACCGCCGCCGCCGCCGGAGGCTTTGATAATCACCGGATAACCAATGCGTTTTGCAATGGCGCGGTTTTTATCCATATCGTCGCCCAGCGGGCCGTCAGAACCCGGTACGCAAGGAACGCCCGCTTTTTTCATCGCGGCGATTGCGGATACTTTGTCACCCATCAGGCGAATGGTTTCGGCTTTCGGGCCGATGAAGATAAAGCCGGAGCGTTCAACCTGCTCGGCAAAATTGGCGTTCTCGGAGAGGAAGCCGTAACCCGGATGGATTGCTACTGCGCCGGTGATTTCAGCGGCGCTGATGATTGCCGGGATGTTCAGATAACTTTTTACTGACGGAGCAGGGCCGATACAGACCGTTTCGTCTGCCAGTAATACGTGTTTTAGATCGCGATCCGCACTGGAGTGCACAGCGACAGTCTTGATGCCCAGTTCTTTACAGGCACGAAGAATACGCAATGCAATCTCGCCGCGGTTGGCAATAACAATTTTATCCAGCATGTTCGCCTCGTTACTCGATGACGACCAGCGGCTCGTCAAATTCTACCGGTTGTCCACTTTCGACCAGAATTGCTTTCACGGTACCGGATTTGTCCGCTTCGATCTGGTTCATCATTTTCATGGCTTCAACGATGCACAGGGTATCGCCCACGTTGACTTTCTGACCCACTTCGATGAACGCTTTTGCGTCCGGGCTTGGGGTGCGGTAGAAAGTACCAACCATCGGGGAACGTACGATGTGACCACTGATTTCCGCTGCTGCTGGCGCTTCCATGGAAGGAACGGTCGCCGGAGCGGCTGCGTTAGATTGAGCTGGCTGCTGCATCATTGGTGCAGCGTAAGCTTGTTGCATCACAGGGAAACTTGCGGCAGGAGCTGCACGGCTGATGCGTACTGACTCTTCGCCTTCGGAGATTTCCAGTTCGGAGATGCCTGATTCTTCAACCAGCTCGATCAGTTTTTTAATCTTACGAATATCCATGAGTGGGTTCCGTACTCTTTGTTTAGTGTGATTGTGACAGGCGTTTCACCGCCGTCTGTAAAGCGTATGCCCCGACAGCTGTATGCATAGCGATAAATTCCAGCAGGCCGGGACGCCGGTCTATTTTGCCCCAGAGTGTCAATGTTTAGACTTGACGGACATTGTGCAGCGATCTGCTGCTATCCTCCGGCAAAAAACAAAATATACCTTCGTTGCGCCAATGTCACCTTTTCCGCAGCGCAAAAACTGCGTCAGGGAGGACGAGGTCGCACATTATAACGATTTCGTAGCAATTGGCAGCTAAATACTGGTCTTATCAGGGAAGATAATCAACAGCTAACATGTAAATAACCTTCAACACCGTGTAATTTGCAACAAGCCGCACAATTCACGAAATTAGCGCCATCATCGACGGAACTTCTTATAACGTAAGGCTAAAAGTTGTAAAGCCAGCCCTGCGAAGATGAGGGGCTGCAATGAGATAATCTTCACAGACCACAAATAATGTAGGGATGCCAGGATCGCGACAAGATAGACGACATTACGCAGCGGTTGCTGGGGATTGCCCAATTTTCACTGCATCGTCTGGATAAACGTGAATGCTAAAGCGCGCAAAATCAACAAACTGACAATGCTCAGCATCAAATACGTTCGAGTGGTTAATTTGTAGGCAAATAAAATCAGATTATTCACCCCATGGTACCAGAAATCAGTAACAGGTTAAGCGTAGCGTCGCCCAGGCAAAGCACCATAAACCTAACAGGCGATGGAGGCGTATCAATAATGGCTGTTTAGTGGAGTAACAGTGCGCATCAATTTATGGTCAGTCGAAATCATGACTTTCCAGTTTGGATGATGTTGTACAACTTCATGACCAAGATGTTCGACGAAAGCTGTCCGGCTAACCGCTTTTCCCGTTAACCGATTGAATAATGATTTCAAAATGAGTTCCCTCTCTTATTAATCCTTGCTAAATGGTTAGTTAACCTTCACCAGCGTGCGACCCTGGATCTGGTTATTAATGATGGCCTCGGCAAACTTCGGTGCCTCTGCCAGAGATATCTCTTGTGCCGCCTGGGTATAGAATGATTCCGGTAAATCGGCGACCAATCGCTGCCAGGCTTGTGCGCGGCGTGCTGGTGGCGTCATCACTGAATCCACCCCTTGTAAACGGACATTACGCAGAATAAATGGCATGACCGTTGTTGGCAGAGTAAAACCACCCGCCAGACCACAAGCTGCCACGCAGCCTCCGTAATTCATTTGCGCCAGCACTTTCGCCAACACTTTGTCGCCAACGGTGTCAATTGCCCCAGCCCAGAGTTGTTTTTCCAGAGGACGGGATTCGGCAAACTCATCGCGAGGGAGAATACGGCTGGCACCTAAACTTTTCAGATATTCATGGGTACTTTCGCGACCGGAAACGGCAACGACCTGATAACCCAACTTATGCAGCAGCGCCACGGCGGTACTGCCGACGCCACCACTGGCACCCGTTACGACAATCTCGCCGTCCTGCGGGCGAACACCGGCATCTTCCAGCGCCATCACACACAGCATGGCGGTAAACCCGGCAGTACCGATAATCATTGCTTTACGCGCATCCAGCCCTTGTGGCATGGCAACCAGCCACTCACCTTTCACTCGCGCCTGTTCCGCCAGCCCACCCCAGTGGTTTTCACCAACGCCCCAGCCAGTGAGTAACACGTCCTGACCGGCATGAAAACGCGGATCTTCGCTGGTGCGTACAGTTCCGGCAAAATCGATCCCAGGAATCATCGGAAAATTACGGATGATTTTTCCCTTACCAGTAATCGCCAGCGCATCTTTGTAGTTCAGGCTCGACCAGTGAACATCGACCGTGACATCGCCCTCCGGAAGGTGACTTTCGTCCAGAGTCTGTACCGATGCGAGAGTTTTGCCGTCCTGCTGTTCTAAAAGTAACGCCTGCATAAGTGGTCCTCATGTGCATGATGGATTGGAAAATAATTTCTGAAGACTATACTCGCTAATGGAAAAGCAAAGCCGATGAAGCGCAATAAATTGCGAGATAAATCTGATTTGCTAGTATGCCCGCTTCCTCACTATCGGAGTTAACACAAGGATGAGATTAACGACGAAATTTTCGGCCTTTGTTACGCTGCTCACTGGGTTAACAATTTTTGTGACTTTGCTGGGCTGTTCGCTAAGTTTCTACAATGCCATTCAGTATAAGTTTAGTCATCGCGTTCAGGCAGTGGCAACGGCGATTGATACCCACCTTGTGTCGAATGACTTCAGCGCATTAAGGCCACAAATTACCGAATTAATGATGTCAGCAGATATCGTTCGTGTAGACCTGCTGCACGGCGATAAACAGGTATACACACTGACCAGAAATGGTAGTTATCGTCCGGTTGGCACCAGCAATCTGTTTCGCGAACTGAGCGTTCCGTTGATAAAGCATCCGGGGATGTCGCTGCGTCTGGTTTATCAGGATCCGATGGGCAACTATTTCCATTCGTTGATGACCACCGCGCCGCTCACGGGGGCGATTGGCTTTATCATTCTTATGCTCTTCCTGGCGGTACGCTGGTTACAACGGCAACTTGCCGGGCAAGAATTGCTGGAAACCCGGGCTACTCGTATCTTAAACGGTGAGCGTGGCTCTAATGTGTTGGGAACCATCTATGAATGGCCGCCCAGAACCAGCAGTGCGCTGGATACGCTGCTTCGTGAAATTCAGAACGCACGCGAACAACACAGCCGTCTTGATACGCTGATCCGCTCTTATGCCGCCCAGGACATGAAAACCGGCCTCAATAACCGACTCTTCTTCGATAATCAGTTAGCAACGTTACTGGAAGATCAGGAGAAAGTAGGTACCCACGGGATCGTGATGATGATTCGTCTACCGGATTTCAATATGTTGAGCGATACCTGGGGGCACAGCCAGGTTGAAGAACAGTTCTTCACTCTGACGAATCTGCTGTCGACATTTATGATGCGCTACCCTGGCGCACTGCTGGCGCGTTACCACCGCAGTGATTTTGCTGCGCTGTTGCCGCACCGGACGTTAAAAGAGGCTGAGAGCATAGCCAGTCAGTTAATCAAAGCCGTCGATACCTTGCCGAACAATAAAATGCTCGATCGCGACGATATGATCCACATTGGTATCTGTGCCTGGCGTAGTGGTCAGGATACCGAGCAGGTAATGGAACATGCAGAGTCTGCCACGCGTAATGCGGGATTGCAGGGCGGCAATAGCTGGGCTATTTACGATGACTCGTTGCCTGAAAAAGGACGCGGTAATGTTCGCTGGCGTACGCTTATCGAGCAAATGCTGAGTCGCGGCGGCCCGCGCCTTTATCAAAAACCGGCGGTTACTCGCGAAGGTCAGGTTCATCATCGAGAACTCATGTGCCGCATCTTCGATGGTAATGAAGAGGTTAGCTCGGCGGAGTATATGCCGATGGTCTTACAATTTGGCTTATCGGAAGAGTATGACCGCCTGCAAATCAGCCGTCTGATTCCACTATTGCGTTACTGGCCGGAGGAAAATCTGGCGATTCAGGTTACCGTTGAGTCGCTGATTCGCCCGCGTTTTCAGCGTTGGCTGCGAGATACGTTAATGCAATGTGAAAGATCGCAACGAAAACGCATAATTATTGAACTTGCAGAGGCCGATGTAGGTCAACATATCAGTCGTTTACAACCTGTTATTCGTTTAGTGAATGCTTTAGGGGTACGGGTAGCCGTCAACCAGGCTGGTTTGACGCTGGTAAGCACCAGTTGGATCAAAGAACTTAATGTTGAGTTACTCAAGCTCCATCCGGGGCTGGTCAGAAACATTGAGAAGCGAACGGAGAATCAGCTGCTGGTTCAAAGCCTGGTGGAAGCCTGCTCCGGGACCAGCACCCAGGTTTACGCCACCGGCGTGCGTTCGCGAAGCGAGTGGCAGACCCTGATTCAGCGCG
The nucleotide sequence above comes from Escherichia coli. Encoded proteins:
- a CDS encoding aldose 1-epimerase family protein translates to MKNEIWSWIGDLSQVAGIKHYELRSGRSKGTEAFDVRTGAGLAFTVVKDRALDIAWASYKDTAFSFITPNGIVAPAFFESQGNGFLRSFYAGLLTTCGLSYIGTPCEDNGETLGLHGRLAATPAEEVGYRTERTDDGIEFVINGKVRETRLFGENLTLERTIRCRYGENVLRIEDKVTNHGFTRQPLQILYHFNYGWPLLSPQAEILLSAKSVTPRTPHAAEGLTSHLEICTPQPGFDEQVYYLTLNSDSQGMSKVALVNAELGWGIYEKFDTLQLPNFIQWKNLGAGEYVMGLEVSNSFPDGRDKERAQGRLPFIQPGETKTYCFELGIVEGDAEISALKAEIASYR
- the yhdH gene encoding MDR family oxidoreductase, encoding MQALLLEQQDGKTLASVQTLDESHLPEGDVTVDVHWSSLNYKDALAITGKGKIIRNFPMIPGIDFAGTVRTSEDPRFHAGQDVLLTGWGVGENHWGGLAEQARVKGEWLVAMPQGLDARKAMIIGTAGFTAMLCVMALEDAGVRPQDGEIVVTGASGGVGSTAVALLHKLGYQVVAVSGRESTHEYLKSLGASRILPRDEFAESRPLEKQLWAGAIDTVGDKVLAKVLAQMNYGGCVAACGLAGGFTLPTTVMPFILRNVRLQGVDSVMTPPARRAQAWQRLVADLPESFYTQAAQEISLAEAPKFAEAIINNQIQGRTLVKVN
- the accC gene encoding acetyl-CoA carboxylase biotin carboxylase subunit → MLDKIVIANRGEIALRILRACKELGIKTVAVHSSADRDLKHVLLADETVCIGPAPSVKSYLNIPAIISAAEITGAVAIHPGYGFLSENANFAEQVERSGFIFIGPKAETIRLMGDKVSAIAAMKKAGVPCVPGSDGPLGDDMDKNRAIAKRIGYPVIIKASGGGGGRGMRVVRGDAELAQSISMTRAEAKAAFSNDMVYMEKYLENPRHVEIQVLADGQGNAIYLAERDCSMQRRHQKVVEEAPAPGITPELRRYIGERCAKACVDIGYRGAGTFEFLFENGEFYFIEMNTRIQVEHPVTEMITGVDLIKEQLRIAAGQPLSIKQEEVHVRGHAVECRINAEDPNTFLPSPGKITRFHAPGGFGVRWESHIYAGYTVPPYYDSMIGKLICYGENRDVAIARMKNALQELIIDGIKTNVDLQIRIMNDENFQHGGTNIHYLEKKLGLQEK
- a CDS encoding sugar kinase, with translation MSKVFTIGEILVEIMASKIGQPFDQPGIWNGPYPSGAPAIFIDQVTRLGVPCGIISCVGNDGFGDINIHRLAADGVDIRGISVLPLEATGSAFVTYHNSGDRDFIFNIKNAACGKLSAQHVDENILKDCTHFHIMGSSLFSFHMVDAVKKAVTIVKENGGVISFDPNIRKEMLDIPEMRDALHFVLELTDIYMPSEGEVLLLSPHSTPERAIAGFLEEGVKEVIVKRGNQGASYYSANEQFHVESYPVEEVDPTGAGDCFGGAWIACRQLGFDAHRALQYANACGALAVTRRGPMEGTSRLAEIEAFIQRHDMSIREAAQ
- the csrD gene encoding RNase E specificity factor CsrD, coding for MRLTTKFSAFVTLLTGLTIFVTLLGCSLSFYNAIQYKFSHRVQAVATAIDTHLVSNDFSALRPQITELMMSADIVRVDLLHGDKQVYTLTRNGSYRPVGTSNLFRELSVPLIKHPGMSLRLVYQDPMGNYFHSLMTTAPLTGAIGFIILMLFLAVRWLQRQLAGQELLETRATRILNGERGSNVLGTIYEWPPRTSSALDTLLREIQNAREQHSRLDTLIRSYAAQDMKTGLNNRLFFDNQLATLLEDQEKVGTHGIVMMIRLPDFNMLSDTWGHSQVEEQFFTLTNLLSTFMMRYPGALLARYHRSDFAALLPHRTLKEAESIASQLIKAVDTLPNNKMLDRDDMIHIGICAWRSGQDTEQVMEHAESATRNAGLQGGNSWAIYDDSLPEKGRGNVRWRTLIEQMLSRGGPRLYQKPAVTREGQVHHRELMCRIFDGNEEVSSAEYMPMVLQFGLSEEYDRLQISRLIPLLRYWPEENLAIQVTVESLIRPRFQRWLRDTLMQCERSQRKRIIIELAEADVGQHISRLQPVIRLVNALGVRVAVNQAGLTLVSTSWIKELNVELLKLHPGLVRNIEKRTENQLLVQSLVEACSGTSTQVYATGVRSRSEWQTLIQRGVTGGQGDFFASSQPLDTNVKKYSQRYSV
- the accB gene encoding acetyl-CoA carboxylase biotin carboxyl carrier protein — encoded protein: MDIRKIKKLIELVEESGISELEISEGEESVRISRAAPAASFPVMQQAYAAPMMQQPAQSNAAAPATVPSMEAPAAAEISGHIVRSPMVGTFYRTPSPDAKAFIEVGQKVNVGDTLCIVEAMKMMNQIEADKSGTVKAILVESGQPVEFDEPLVVIE
- a CDS encoding ABC transporter permease, whose product is MTEKTLASPKPSEIPIANNFKKVFRQYGGILSGMVVLIILFSLINDSFFTANNITNIILQVSIIAITAYGMTYVLLLGDIDLSVGSTIALIGTFAALGASWGIPFILLVPLSIIAALALGMINGGLTAIAGIPSFIVTVATMGIFRGIAYIVTDGMPIMIKDDAFLALGNGEFLYIPIPIWILIILLLINHFILTKTTFGRKIYITGGNKEAAVYSGINVTRLKIKVFMITAVLAGISGMILASRLYSGQPNSALSYELDAIAAAVLGGTSLNGGYGTVVGTVIGALTIGVINNGMNLMNVPYFYQMVVKGLVILVAVYFDVRNKRKRS